In Homo sapiens chromosome 11, GRCh38.p14 Primary Assembly, one DNA window encodes the following:
- the MEN1 gene encoding menin isoform X1: protein MGLKAAQKTLFPLRSIDDVVRLFAAELGREEPDLVLLSLVLGFVEHFLAVNRVIPTNVPELTFQPSPAPDPPGGLTYFPVADLSIIAALYARFTAQIRGAVDLSLYPREGGVSSRELVKKVSDVIWNSLSRSYFKDRAHIQSLFSFITGWSPVGTKLDSSGVAFAVVGACQALGLRDVHLALSEDHAWVVFGPNGEQTAEVTWHGKGNEDRRGQTVNAGVAERSWLYLKGSYMRCDRKMEVAFMVCAINPSIDLHTDSLELLQLQQKLLWLLYDLGHLERYPMALGNLADLEELEPTPGRPDPLTLYHKGIASAKTYYRDEHIYPYMYLAGYHCRNRNVREALQAWADTATVIQETVSNLQCLTTIIQQWDFHPRPHAPLLILAFFLWADPDSIILHYNYCREDEEIYKEFFEVANDVIPNLLKEAASLLEAGEERPGEQSQGTQSQGSALQDPECFAHLLRFYDGICKWEEGSPTPVLHVGWATFLVQSLGRFEGQVRQKVRIVSREAEAAEAEEPWGEEAREGRRRGPRRESKPEEPPPPKKPALDKGLGTGQGAVSGPPRKPPGTVAGTARGPEGGSTAQVPAPTASPPPEGPVLTFQSEKMKGMKELLVATKINSSAIKLQLTAQSQVQMKKQKVSTPSDYTLSFLKRQRKGL from the exons ATGGGGCTGAAGGCCGCCCAGAAGACGCTGTTCCCGCTGCGCTCCATCGACGACGTGGTGCGCCTGTTTGCTGCCGAGCTGGGCCGAGAGGAGCCGGACCTGGTGCTCCTTTCCTTGGTGCTGGGCTTCGTGGAGCATTTTCTGGCTGTCAACCGCGTCATCCCTACCAACGTTCCCGAGCTCACCTTCCAGCCCAGCCCCGCCCCCGACCCGCCTGGCGGCCTCACCTACTTTCCCGTGGCCGACCTGTCTATCATCGCCGCCCTCTATGCCCGCTTCACCGCCCAGATCCGAGGCGCCGTCGACCTGTCCCTCTATCCTCGAGAAGGGGGTGTCTCCAGCCGTGAGCTGGTGAAGAAGGTCTCCGATGTCATATGGAACAGCCTCAGCCGCTCCTACTTCAAGGATCGGGCCCACATCCAGTCCCTCTTCAGCTTCATCACAGGTTGGAGCCCAGTAG GCACCAAATTGGACAGCTCCGGTGTGGCCTTTGCTGTGGTTGGGGCCTGCCAGGCCCTGGGTCTCCGGGATGTCCACCTCGCCCTGTCTGAGGATCATGCCTGGGTAGTGTTTGGGCCCAATGGGGAGCAGACAGCTGAGGTCACCTGGCACGGCAAGGGCAACGAGGACCGCAGGGGCCAGACAGTCAATGCCGGTGTGGCTGAGCGG AGCTGGCTGTACCTGAAAGGATCATACATGCGCTGTGACCGCAAGATGGAGGTGGCGTTCATGGTGTGTGCCATCAACCCTTCCATTGACCTGCACACCGACTCGCTGGAGCTTCTGCAGCTGCAGCAG AAGCTGCTCTGGCTGCTCTATGACCTGGGACATCTGGAAAG GTACCCCATGGCCTTAGGGAACCTGGCAGATCTAGAGGAGCTGGAGCCCACCCCTGGCCGGCCAGACCCACTCACCCTCTACCACAAG GGCATTGCCTCAGCCAAGACCTACTATCGGGATGAACACATCTACCCCTACATGTACCTGGCTGGCTACCACTGTCGCAACCGCAATGTGCGGGAAGCCCTGCAGGCCTGGGCGGACACGGCCACTGTCATCCAGGA aacagTCTCAAATCTCCAATGTTTAACCACCATCATCCAGCAGTGGGACTTCCACCCTCGGCCCCATGCCCCCCTCCTCattcttgctttcttcctctgGGCTGACCCAGACAGCATCATTTTGCA CTACAACTACTGCCGGGAAGACGAGGAGATCTACAAGGAGTTCTTTGAAGTAGCCAATGATGTCATCCCCAACCTGCTGAAGGAGGCAGCCAGCTTGCTGGAGGCGGGCGAGGAGCGGCCGGGGGAGCAAAGCCAG GGCACCCAGAGCCAAGGTTCCGCCCTCCAGGACCCTGAGTGCTTCGCCCACCTGCTGCGATTCTACGACGGCATCTGCAAATGGGAGGAGGGCAGTCCCACGCCTGTGCTGCATGTGGGCTGGGCCACCTTTCTTGTGCAGTCCCTAGGCCGTTTTGAGGGACAG GTGCGGCAGAAGGTGCGCATAGTGAGCcgagaggccgaggcggccgaGGCCGAGGAGCCGTGGGGCGAGGAAGCCCGGGAAGGCCGGCGGCGGGGCCCACGGCGGGAGTCCAAGCCAGAGGAGCCCCCGCCGCCCAAGAAGCCAGCACTGGACAAGGGCCTGGGCACCGGCCAGGGTGCAGTGTCAGGACCCCCCCGGAAGCCTCCTGGGACTGTCGCTGGCACAGCCCGAGGCCCTGAAGGTGGCAGCACGGCTCAGGTGCCAGCACCCACAGCATCACCACCGCCGGAGGGTCCAGTGCTCACTTTCCAGAGTGAGAAGATGAAGGGCATGAAGGAGCTGCTGGTGGCCACCAAGATCAACTCGAGCGCCATCAAGCTGCAACTCACGGCACAGTCGCAAGTGCAGATGAAGAAGCAGAAAGTGTCCACCCCTAGTGACTACACTCTGTCTTTCCTCAAGCGGCAGCGCAAAGGCCTCTGA
- the MEN1 gene encoding menin isoform 6 (isoform 6 is encoded by transcript variant 18), which produces MGLKAAQKTLFPLRSIDDVVRLFAAELGREEPDLVLLSLVLGFVEHFLAVNRVIPTNVPELTFQPSPAPDPPGGLTYFPVADLSIIAALYARFTAQIRGAVDLSLYPREGGVSSRELVKKVSDVIWNSLSRSYFKDRAHIQSLFSFITGTKLDSSGVAFAVVGACQALGLRDVHLALSEDHAWSWLYLKGSYMRCDRKMEVAFMVCAINPSIDLHTDSLELLQLQQKLLWLLYDLGHLERYPMALGNLADLEELEPTPGRPDPLTLYHKGIASAKTYYRDEHIYPYMYLAGYHCRNRNVREALQAWADTATVIQETVSNLQCLTTIIQQWDFHPRPHAPLLILAFFLWADPDSIILHYNYCREDEEIYKEFFEVANDVIPNLLKEAASLLEAGEERPGEQSQGTQSQGSALQDPECFAHLLRFYDGICKWEEGSPTPVLHVGWATFLVQSLGRFEGQVRQKVRIVSREAEAAEAEEPWGEEAREGRRRGPRRESKPEEPPPPKKPALDKGLGTGQGAVSGPPRKPPGTVAGTARGPEGGSTAQVPAPTASPPPEGPVLTFQSEKMKGMKELLVATKINSSAIKLQLTAQSQVQMKKQKVSTPSDYTLSFLKRQRKGL; this is translated from the exons ATGGGGCTGAAGGCCGCCCAGAAGACGCTGTTCCCGCTGCGCTCCATCGACGACGTGGTGCGCCTGTTTGCTGCCGAGCTGGGCCGAGAGGAGCCGGACCTGGTGCTCCTTTCCTTGGTGCTGGGCTTCGTGGAGCATTTTCTGGCTGTCAACCGCGTCATCCCTACCAACGTTCCCGAGCTCACCTTCCAGCCCAGCCCCGCCCCCGACCCGCCTGGCGGCCTCACCTACTTTCCCGTGGCCGACCTGTCTATCATCGCCGCCCTCTATGCCCGCTTCACCGCCCAGATCCGAGGCGCCGTCGACCTGTCCCTCTATCCTCGAGAAGGGGGTGTCTCCAGCCGTGAGCTGGTGAAGAAGGTCTCCGATGTCATATGGAACAGCCTCAGCCGCTCCTACTTCAAGGATCGGGCCCACATCCAGTCCCTCTTCAGCTTCATCACAG GCACCAAATTGGACAGCTCCGGTGTGGCCTTTGCTGTGGTTGGGGCCTGCCAGGCCCTGGGTCTCCGGGATGTCCACCTCGCCCTGTCTGAGGATCATGCCTGG AGCTGGCTGTACCTGAAAGGATCATACATGCGCTGTGACCGCAAGATGGAGGTGGCGTTCATGGTGTGTGCCATCAACCCTTCCATTGACCTGCACACCGACTCGCTGGAGCTTCTGCAGCTGCAGCAG AAGCTGCTCTGGCTGCTCTATGACCTGGGACATCTGGAAAG GTACCCCATGGCCTTAGGGAACCTGGCAGATCTAGAGGAGCTGGAGCCCACCCCTGGCCGGCCAGACCCACTCACCCTCTACCACAAG GGCATTGCCTCAGCCAAGACCTACTATCGGGATGAACACATCTACCCCTACATGTACCTGGCTGGCTACCACTGTCGCAACCGCAATGTGCGGGAAGCCCTGCAGGCCTGGGCGGACACGGCCACTGTCATCCAGGA aacagTCTCAAATCTCCAATGTTTAACCACCATCATCCAGCAGTGGGACTTCCACCCTCGGCCCCATGCCCCCCTCCTCattcttgctttcttcctctgGGCTGACCCAGACAGCATCATTTTGCA CTACAACTACTGCCGGGAAGACGAGGAGATCTACAAGGAGTTCTTTGAAGTAGCCAATGATGTCATCCCCAACCTGCTGAAGGAGGCAGCCAGCTTGCTGGAGGCGGGCGAGGAGCGGCCGGGGGAGCAAAGCCAG GGCACCCAGAGCCAAGGTTCCGCCCTCCAGGACCCTGAGTGCTTCGCCCACCTGCTGCGATTCTACGACGGCATCTGCAAATGGGAGGAGGGCAGTCCCACGCCTGTGCTGCATGTGGGCTGGGCCACCTTTCTTGTGCAGTCCCTAGGCCGTTTTGAGGGACAG GTGCGGCAGAAGGTGCGCATAGTGAGCcgagaggccgaggcggccgaGGCCGAGGAGCCGTGGGGCGAGGAAGCCCGGGAAGGCCGGCGGCGGGGCCCACGGCGGGAGTCCAAGCCAGAGGAGCCCCCGCCGCCCAAGAAGCCAGCACTGGACAAGGGCCTGGGCACCGGCCAGGGTGCAGTGTCAGGACCCCCCCGGAAGCCTCCTGGGACTGTCGCTGGCACAGCCCGAGGCCCTGAAGGTGGCAGCACGGCTCAGGTGCCAGCACCCACAGCATCACCACCGCCGGAGGGTCCAGTGCTCACTTTCCAGAGTGAGAAGATGAAGGGCATGAAGGAGCTGCTGGTGGCCACCAAGATCAACTCGAGCGCCATCAAGCTGCAACTCACGGCACAGTCGCAAGTGCAGATGAAGAAGCAGAAAGTGTCCACCCCTAGTGACTACACTCTGTCTTTCCTCAAGCGGCAGCGCAAAGGCCTCTGA
- the MEN1 gene encoding menin isoform 4 (isoform 4 is encoded by transcript variant 15) translates to MGLKAAQKTLFPLRSIDDVVRLFAAELGREEPDLVLLSLVLGFVEHFLAVNRVIPTNVPELTFQPSPAPDPPGGLTYFPVADLSIIAALYARFTAQIRGAVDLSLYPREGGVSSRELVKKVSDVIWNSLSRSYFKDRAHIQSLFSFITGTKLDSSGVAFAVVGACQALGLRDVHLALSEDHAWSWLYLKGSYMRCDRKMEVAFMVCAINPSIDLHTDSLELLQLQQKLLWLLYDLGHLERYPMALGNLADLEELEPTPGRPDPLTLYHKGIASAKTYYRDEHIYPYMYLAGYHCRNRNVREALQAWADTATVIQDYNYCREDEEIYKEFFEVANDVIPNLLKEAASLLEAGEERPGEQSQGTQSQGSALQDPECFAHLLRFYDGICKWEEGSPTPVLHVGWATFLVQSLGRFEGQVRQKVRIVSREAEAAEAEEPWGEEAREGRRRGPRRESKPEEPPPPKKPALDKGLGTGQGAVSGPPRKPPGTVAGTARGPEGGSTAQVPAPTASPPPEGPVLTFQSEKMKGMKELLVATKINSSAIKLQLTAQSQVQMKKQKVSTPSDYTLSFLKRQRKGL, encoded by the exons ATGGGGCTGAAGGCCGCCCAGAAGACGCTGTTCCCGCTGCGCTCCATCGACGACGTGGTGCGCCTGTTTGCTGCCGAGCTGGGCCGAGAGGAGCCGGACCTGGTGCTCCTTTCCTTGGTGCTGGGCTTCGTGGAGCATTTTCTGGCTGTCAACCGCGTCATCCCTACCAACGTTCCCGAGCTCACCTTCCAGCCCAGCCCCGCCCCCGACCCGCCTGGCGGCCTCACCTACTTTCCCGTGGCCGACCTGTCTATCATCGCCGCCCTCTATGCCCGCTTCACCGCCCAGATCCGAGGCGCCGTCGACCTGTCCCTCTATCCTCGAGAAGGGGGTGTCTCCAGCCGTGAGCTGGTGAAGAAGGTCTCCGATGTCATATGGAACAGCCTCAGCCGCTCCTACTTCAAGGATCGGGCCCACATCCAGTCCCTCTTCAGCTTCATCACAG GCACCAAATTGGACAGCTCCGGTGTGGCCTTTGCTGTGGTTGGGGCCTGCCAGGCCCTGGGTCTCCGGGATGTCCACCTCGCCCTGTCTGAGGATCATGCCTGG AGCTGGCTGTACCTGAAAGGATCATACATGCGCTGTGACCGCAAGATGGAGGTGGCGTTCATGGTGTGTGCCATCAACCCTTCCATTGACCTGCACACCGACTCGCTGGAGCTTCTGCAGCTGCAGCAG AAGCTGCTCTGGCTGCTCTATGACCTGGGACATCTGGAAAG GTACCCCATGGCCTTAGGGAACCTGGCAGATCTAGAGGAGCTGGAGCCCACCCCTGGCCGGCCAGACCCACTCACCCTCTACCACAAG GGCATTGCCTCAGCCAAGACCTACTATCGGGATGAACACATCTACCCCTACATGTACCTGGCTGGCTACCACTGTCGCAACCGCAATGTGCGGGAAGCCCTGCAGGCCTGGGCGGACACGGCCACTGTCATCCAGGA CTACAACTACTGCCGGGAAGACGAGGAGATCTACAAGGAGTTCTTTGAAGTAGCCAATGATGTCATCCCCAACCTGCTGAAGGAGGCAGCCAGCTTGCTGGAGGCGGGCGAGGAGCGGCCGGGGGAGCAAAGCCAG GGCACCCAGAGCCAAGGTTCCGCCCTCCAGGACCCTGAGTGCTTCGCCCACCTGCTGCGATTCTACGACGGCATCTGCAAATGGGAGGAGGGCAGTCCCACGCCTGTGCTGCATGTGGGCTGGGCCACCTTTCTTGTGCAGTCCCTAGGCCGTTTTGAGGGACAG GTGCGGCAGAAGGTGCGCATAGTGAGCcgagaggccgaggcggccgaGGCCGAGGAGCCGTGGGGCGAGGAAGCCCGGGAAGGCCGGCGGCGGGGCCCACGGCGGGAGTCCAAGCCAGAGGAGCCCCCGCCGCCCAAGAAGCCAGCACTGGACAAGGGCCTGGGCACCGGCCAGGGTGCAGTGTCAGGACCCCCCCGGAAGCCTCCTGGGACTGTCGCTGGCACAGCCCGAGGCCCTGAAGGTGGCAGCACGGCTCAGGTGCCAGCACCCACAGCATCACCACCGCCGGAGGGTCCAGTGCTCACTTTCCAGAGTGAGAAGATGAAGGGCATGAAGGAGCTGCTGGTGGCCACCAAGATCAACTCGAGCGCCATCAAGCTGCAACTCACGGCACAGTCGCAAGTGCAGATGAAGAAGCAGAAAGTGTCCACCCCTAGTGACTACACTCTGTCTTTCCTCAAGCGGCAGCGCAAAGGCCTCTGA
- the MEN1 gene encoding menin isoform 1 (isoform 1 is encoded by transcript variant 1), whose product MGLKAAQKTLFPLRSIDDVVRLFAAELGREEPDLVLLSLVLGFVEHFLAVNRVIPTNVPELTFQPSPAPDPPGGLTYFPVADLSIIAALYARFTAQIRGAVDLSLYPREGGVSSRELVKKVSDVIWNSLSRSYFKDRAHIQSLFSFITGWSPVGTKLDSSGVAFAVVGACQALGLRDVHLALSEDHAWVVFGPNGEQTAEVTWHGKGNEDRRGQTVNAGVAERSWLYLKGSYMRCDRKMEVAFMVCAINPSIDLHTDSLELLQLQQKLLWLLYDLGHLERYPMALGNLADLEELEPTPGRPDPLTLYHKGIASAKTYYRDEHIYPYMYLAGYHCRNRNVREALQAWADTATVIQDYNYCREDEEIYKEFFEVANDVIPNLLKEAASLLEAGEERPGEQSQGTQSQGSALQDPECFAHLLRFYDGICKWEEGSPTPVLHVGWATFLVQSLGRFEGQVRQKVRIVSREAEAAEAEEPWGEEAREGRRRGPRRESKPEEPPPPKKPALDKGLGTGQGAVSGPPRKPPGTVAGTARGPEGGSTAQVPAPTASPPPEGPVLTFQSEKMKGMKELLVATKINSSAIKLQLTAQSQVQMKKQKVSTPSDYTLSFLKRQRKGL is encoded by the exons ATGGGGCTGAAGGCCGCCCAGAAGACGCTGTTCCCGCTGCGCTCCATCGACGACGTGGTGCGCCTGTTTGCTGCCGAGCTGGGCCGAGAGGAGCCGGACCTGGTGCTCCTTTCCTTGGTGCTGGGCTTCGTGGAGCATTTTCTGGCTGTCAACCGCGTCATCCCTACCAACGTTCCCGAGCTCACCTTCCAGCCCAGCCCCGCCCCCGACCCGCCTGGCGGCCTCACCTACTTTCCCGTGGCCGACCTGTCTATCATCGCCGCCCTCTATGCCCGCTTCACCGCCCAGATCCGAGGCGCCGTCGACCTGTCCCTCTATCCTCGAGAAGGGGGTGTCTCCAGCCGTGAGCTGGTGAAGAAGGTCTCCGATGTCATATGGAACAGCCTCAGCCGCTCCTACTTCAAGGATCGGGCCCACATCCAGTCCCTCTTCAGCTTCATCACAGGTTGGAGCCCAGTAG GCACCAAATTGGACAGCTCCGGTGTGGCCTTTGCTGTGGTTGGGGCCTGCCAGGCCCTGGGTCTCCGGGATGTCCACCTCGCCCTGTCTGAGGATCATGCCTGGGTAGTGTTTGGGCCCAATGGGGAGCAGACAGCTGAGGTCACCTGGCACGGCAAGGGCAACGAGGACCGCAGGGGCCAGACAGTCAATGCCGGTGTGGCTGAGCGG AGCTGGCTGTACCTGAAAGGATCATACATGCGCTGTGACCGCAAGATGGAGGTGGCGTTCATGGTGTGTGCCATCAACCCTTCCATTGACCTGCACACCGACTCGCTGGAGCTTCTGCAGCTGCAGCAG AAGCTGCTCTGGCTGCTCTATGACCTGGGACATCTGGAAAG GTACCCCATGGCCTTAGGGAACCTGGCAGATCTAGAGGAGCTGGAGCCCACCCCTGGCCGGCCAGACCCACTCACCCTCTACCACAAG GGCATTGCCTCAGCCAAGACCTACTATCGGGATGAACACATCTACCCCTACATGTACCTGGCTGGCTACCACTGTCGCAACCGCAATGTGCGGGAAGCCCTGCAGGCCTGGGCGGACACGGCCACTGTCATCCAGGA CTACAACTACTGCCGGGAAGACGAGGAGATCTACAAGGAGTTCTTTGAAGTAGCCAATGATGTCATCCCCAACCTGCTGAAGGAGGCAGCCAGCTTGCTGGAGGCGGGCGAGGAGCGGCCGGGGGAGCAAAGCCAG GGCACCCAGAGCCAAGGTTCCGCCCTCCAGGACCCTGAGTGCTTCGCCCACCTGCTGCGATTCTACGACGGCATCTGCAAATGGGAGGAGGGCAGTCCCACGCCTGTGCTGCATGTGGGCTGGGCCACCTTTCTTGTGCAGTCCCTAGGCCGTTTTGAGGGACAG GTGCGGCAGAAGGTGCGCATAGTGAGCcgagaggccgaggcggccgaGGCCGAGGAGCCGTGGGGCGAGGAAGCCCGGGAAGGCCGGCGGCGGGGCCCACGGCGGGAGTCCAAGCCAGAGGAGCCCCCGCCGCCCAAGAAGCCAGCACTGGACAAGGGCCTGGGCACCGGCCAGGGTGCAGTGTCAGGACCCCCCCGGAAGCCTCCTGGGACTGTCGCTGGCACAGCCCGAGGCCCTGAAGGTGGCAGCACGGCTCAGGTGCCAGCACCCACAGCATCACCACCGCCGGAGGGTCCAGTGCTCACTTTCCAGAGTGAGAAGATGAAGGGCATGAAGGAGCTGCTGGTGGCCACCAAGATCAACTCGAGCGCCATCAAGCTGCAACTCACGGCACAGTCGCAAGTGCAGATGAAGAAGCAGAAAGTGTCCACCCCTAGTGACTACACTCTGTCTTTCCTCAAGCGGCAGCGCAAAGGCCTCTGA
- the MEN1 gene encoding menin isoform 3 (isoform 3 is encoded by transcript variant 3), with the protein MGLKAAQKTLFPLRSIDDVVRLFAAELGREEPDLVLLSLVLGFVEHFLAVNRVIPTNVPELTFQPSPAPDPPGGLTYFPVADLSIIAALYARFTAQIRGAVDLSLYPREGGVSSRELVKKVSDVIWNSLSRSYFKDRAHIQSLFSFITGTKLDSSGVAFAVVGACQALGLRDVHLALSEDHAWVVFGPNGEQTAEVTWHGKGNEDRRGQTVNAGVAERSWLYLKGSYMRCDRKMEVAFMVCAINPSIDLHTDSLELLQLQQKLLWLLYDLGHLERYPMALGNLADLEELEPTPGRPDPLTLYHKGIASAKTYYRDEHIYPYMYLAGYHCRNRNVREALQAWADTATVIQETVSNLQCLTTIIQQWDFHPRPHAPLLILAFFLWADPDSIILHYNYCREDEEIYKEFFEVANDVIPNLLKEAASLLEAGEERPGEQSQGTQSQGSALQDPECFAHLLRFYDGICKWEEGSPTPVLHVGWATFLVQSLGRFEGQVRQKVRIVSREAEAAEAEEPWGEEAREGRRRGPRRESKPEEPPPPKKPALDKGLGTGQGAVSGPPRKPPGTVAGTARGPEGGSTAQVPAPTASPPPEGPVLTFQSEKMKGMKELLVATKINSSAIKLQLTAQSQVQMKKQKVSTPSDYTLSFLKRQRKGL; encoded by the exons ATGGGGCTGAAGGCCGCCCAGAAGACGCTGTTCCCGCTGCGCTCCATCGACGACGTGGTGCGCCTGTTTGCTGCCGAGCTGGGCCGAGAGGAGCCGGACCTGGTGCTCCTTTCCTTGGTGCTGGGCTTCGTGGAGCATTTTCTGGCTGTCAACCGCGTCATCCCTACCAACGTTCCCGAGCTCACCTTCCAGCCCAGCCCCGCCCCCGACCCGCCTGGCGGCCTCACCTACTTTCCCGTGGCCGACCTGTCTATCATCGCCGCCCTCTATGCCCGCTTCACCGCCCAGATCCGAGGCGCCGTCGACCTGTCCCTCTATCCTCGAGAAGGGGGTGTCTCCAGCCGTGAGCTGGTGAAGAAGGTCTCCGATGTCATATGGAACAGCCTCAGCCGCTCCTACTTCAAGGATCGGGCCCACATCCAGTCCCTCTTCAGCTTCATCACAG GCACCAAATTGGACAGCTCCGGTGTGGCCTTTGCTGTGGTTGGGGCCTGCCAGGCCCTGGGTCTCCGGGATGTCCACCTCGCCCTGTCTGAGGATCATGCCTGGGTAGTGTTTGGGCCCAATGGGGAGCAGACAGCTGAGGTCACCTGGCACGGCAAGGGCAACGAGGACCGCAGGGGCCAGACAGTCAATGCCGGTGTGGCTGAGCGG AGCTGGCTGTACCTGAAAGGATCATACATGCGCTGTGACCGCAAGATGGAGGTGGCGTTCATGGTGTGTGCCATCAACCCTTCCATTGACCTGCACACCGACTCGCTGGAGCTTCTGCAGCTGCAGCAG AAGCTGCTCTGGCTGCTCTATGACCTGGGACATCTGGAAAG GTACCCCATGGCCTTAGGGAACCTGGCAGATCTAGAGGAGCTGGAGCCCACCCCTGGCCGGCCAGACCCACTCACCCTCTACCACAAG GGCATTGCCTCAGCCAAGACCTACTATCGGGATGAACACATCTACCCCTACATGTACCTGGCTGGCTACCACTGTCGCAACCGCAATGTGCGGGAAGCCCTGCAGGCCTGGGCGGACACGGCCACTGTCATCCAGGA aacagTCTCAAATCTCCAATGTTTAACCACCATCATCCAGCAGTGGGACTTCCACCCTCGGCCCCATGCCCCCCTCCTCattcttgctttcttcctctgGGCTGACCCAGACAGCATCATTTTGCA CTACAACTACTGCCGGGAAGACGAGGAGATCTACAAGGAGTTCTTTGAAGTAGCCAATGATGTCATCCCCAACCTGCTGAAGGAGGCAGCCAGCTTGCTGGAGGCGGGCGAGGAGCGGCCGGGGGAGCAAAGCCAG GGCACCCAGAGCCAAGGTTCCGCCCTCCAGGACCCTGAGTGCTTCGCCCACCTGCTGCGATTCTACGACGGCATCTGCAAATGGGAGGAGGGCAGTCCCACGCCTGTGCTGCATGTGGGCTGGGCCACCTTTCTTGTGCAGTCCCTAGGCCGTTTTGAGGGACAG GTGCGGCAGAAGGTGCGCATAGTGAGCcgagaggccgaggcggccgaGGCCGAGGAGCCGTGGGGCGAGGAAGCCCGGGAAGGCCGGCGGCGGGGCCCACGGCGGGAGTCCAAGCCAGAGGAGCCCCCGCCGCCCAAGAAGCCAGCACTGGACAAGGGCCTGGGCACCGGCCAGGGTGCAGTGTCAGGACCCCCCCGGAAGCCTCCTGGGACTGTCGCTGGCACAGCCCGAGGCCCTGAAGGTGGCAGCACGGCTCAGGTGCCAGCACCCACAGCATCACCACCGCCGGAGGGTCCAGTGCTCACTTTCCAGAGTGAGAAGATGAAGGGCATGAAGGAGCTGCTGGTGGCCACCAAGATCAACTCGAGCGCCATCAAGCTGCAACTCACGGCACAGTCGCAAGTGCAGATGAAGAAGCAGAAAGTGTCCACCCCTAGTGACTACACTCTGTCTTTCCTCAAGCGGCAGCGCAAAGGCCTCTGA